DNA from Campylobacter concisus:
TGATTTAAATTTAGAGCTTAGTGAGAGATCTAGCTTGCCGTTGTTTAATGGGTTAGCACGCATTAAGTCTGGGCTAAAGTTAAATCTTTGGTGACAGCGTTCGCAGTTTGATGTTCTAAAATTTGTAGCTCCATCAAGGTGACCGCCAGCTCCGTGGCACTCCTCACAGCTTACGCCTTTTGAGATAGTGTGTTTTTGAAGCTCTTTAGCATTACCAAGTGCTGCGTAAAATTCTGCTTTTGACTTAAAGTCAAATTTAACTGGGTGGCAAACCTCACAATATGATGAGTTTGCTTGGAAAAACATCGACTTTTTATGTTTTGCGGCGTATGAGGCAAGACCTCTGACATATCCGCCATTATCGCCGTACTCTTCAAGAGTGCCAGGAAATTCTGGGACGAGCTCTTTTATCTTTTTAACAGTTGCGTCGTCTAAATTTAACGCCCATGTTCTTTGCCATTGGTTACCGCCAGCTACGATCTGGCCTGTGCCATCTCTTAGCAAACCGCCCTCAACGTAGTAAGTACCACGAAGTAGCCATGCATCGACGTAGCCCATCTTAGTTCTTAAGTGACCAACGGTTGCATAGATGACATCTGGAGTGATACCTTTTGGAAGGATAGAAGCGGTATCTTTGTCAAATACTGGCTCAGTTAGGTTGTTATTAATCTCTGGGTGCTCGCCAGGGAAGCGCATAGTAGTTGCGTGGCGAGATCTGCTCCAGACCTCATACTGAGCTGGGTGACACTCACCGCACTTTTCTGGACCTACAAATTTATTAGGAAACTGAAGCGATGAGGTGGCTGGAATTCTATACATCATAGAGCTATAGCCCTTACCGCCATCTCTTTTACTAAGCTTTGACATATCAAAGCCATGTCCCTCGGCAAGCCACTCTAAGCCGCGGTCATGAACGACCATTTTGCCGACGGTTTTGCCACCATACTTTGTAAAAATAGGGTGGTTTTTAAATAGCCAGTTATACATCTCTTGCTCTTCTACGACGTAGTCTTGCAAGGAGACAACACCTCTACTTTGCAGTGTGCCTTTAGGATTTGCGATAACATCACGTGCTTTATCGGACATCTGCATATTATGCTCTTCGCAACAGGCTTGTGAAGCAAAGATACTAACACCCATGAGTAAGCCTGCTAAGGCTTTGTGTAAGTTTCTCACGTCTCCTCCT
Protein-coding regions in this window:
- a CDS encoding cytochrome C, giving the protein MRNLHKALAGLLMGVSIFASQACCEEHNMQMSDKARDVIANPKGTLQSRGVVSLQDYVVEEQEMYNWLFKNHPIFTKYGGKTVGKMVVHDRGLEWLAEGHGFDMSKLSKRDGGKGYSSMMYRIPATSSLQFPNKFVGPEKCGECHPAQYEVWSRSRHATTMRFPGEHPEINNNLTEPVFDKDTASILPKGITPDVIYATVGHLRTKMGYVDAWLLRGTYYVEGGLLRDGTGQIVAGGNQWQRTWALNLDDATVKKIKELVPEFPGTLEEYGDNGGYVRGLASYAAKHKKSMFFQANSSYCEVCHPVKFDFKSKAEFYAALGNAKELQKHTISKGVSCEECHGAGGHLDGATNFRTSNCERCHQRFNFSPDLMRANPLNNGKLDLSLSSKFKSMGPGCGSEGSQSYFTAHYDKGMRCVTCHDPHDNTGNVVGDKSVTGMNYNPDQGYLSAFYTKPKIKKDCKDCHETQAYIASKADTHKNNTCASCHMPFMMSCENFYAVQFQDNAGFDTQRRSHIWKIMVDPKEKSLVPGDAAKGPRDAKDWHFERDKNGHNYVDLMWACARTSWADKDMKDNKGCHSPVLSELKPTLHFKNQKQVYDEVMGWQTPVKNEFSEVKIGIEGIYSLLETKKLDPSDKARVYELVQNAQEIIDMVEKDGSWGMHGFKFTKQRLDASKEYIKEAQRILNKNL